In Deinococcus betulae, one DNA window encodes the following:
- the proB gene encoding glutamate 5-kinase — MRVVLKLGTSVLTAGTDRLHRPRLVDLMRGLSAVRQAGHEAVLVTSGAVLAGWEALGFPPRDRTLAEKQLLAAVGQGRLMHAYAQLADLYSVPVAQVLLTADDFRDRTRYLNARTTLNACLARGVMPVINENDAVALEQLKVGDNDTLSAFVANLVEADLLVILTDAPGLYTADPRTHPDATFIPVVERVTPEVWAQAGGAGSHRGTGGMHTKIQAAEVATRAGTPVVIAPGDAPDALSRIVAGEALGTRFLAHTSRLEARKRWILAEVASGSVRLDAGAAQAVRERGASLLPAGITAVEGRFARGHTVRVLGPDGADLARGLSRYSSGDLARIQGRHSRDVEGLLGFTYGPEAIHRDDLVRL, encoded by the coding sequence GTGCGCGTGGTGCTGAAACTGGGAACAAGTGTGCTGACTGCCGGAACAGACCGCCTGCACCGGCCGCGGCTGGTGGACCTGATGCGGGGGCTCTCGGCGGTGCGCCAGGCCGGCCACGAGGCGGTGCTGGTGACCAGTGGCGCTGTCCTGGCCGGTTGGGAAGCCCTGGGGTTTCCGCCGCGCGACCGTACCCTGGCCGAAAAACAGCTGCTGGCCGCTGTGGGCCAGGGCCGCTTGATGCACGCCTACGCCCAACTGGCCGATCTGTACAGCGTGCCGGTGGCGCAGGTACTGCTGACCGCCGATGATTTCCGGGACCGCACCCGGTACCTAAACGCCCGCACCACCCTGAACGCCTGCCTGGCGCGCGGCGTGATGCCGGTCATCAACGAGAATGACGCGGTGGCCCTGGAGCAGCTGAAGGTGGGCGACAACGACACGCTCTCGGCGTTCGTGGCCAATCTGGTCGAGGCCGACCTGCTGGTCATCCTGACCGACGCGCCGGGGCTGTACACCGCCGACCCGCGCACCCACCCGGACGCGACCTTTATTCCGGTCGTGGAGCGCGTCACCCCCGAGGTCTGGGCGCAGGCGGGTGGGGCCGGGTCCCACCGGGGCACCGGCGGCATGCACACCAAGATTCAGGCCGCCGAGGTCGCCACCCGCGCGGGCACGCCCGTCGTAATCGCCCCCGGCGACGCCCCAGACGCTTTGAGCCGCATTGTGGCCGGGGAGGCGCTGGGGACGCGCTTTCTGGCCCACACCTCGCGGCTGGAGGCGCGCAAACGCTGGATTCTAGCTGAGGTTGCCTCAGGCAGCGTGAGGCTGGATGCGGGCGCCGCCCAGGCGGTGCGCGAACGCGGTGCCAGCCTGCTGCCCGCTGGTATTACGGCTGTCGAGGGCCGCTTTGCGCGCGGCCACACGGTCCGGGTGTTGGGGCCAGACGGCGCCGACCTGGCCCGTGGCCTGAGCCGCTACAGCTCGGGCGACCTGGCCCGCATTCAGGGCCGGCACTCGCGCGACGTAGAAGGGCTGCTGGGCTTCACCTATGGCCCCGAGGCGATTCACCGGGATGATCTGGTGCGGCTGTAG
- a CDS encoding TetR/AcrR family transcriptional regulator gives MSSPAPRPARARSAEEKHQRRDDILRAAERLWTSTSYAELSMNQVAREAQLAKGTLYLYFDTKEELFLALLSEHLHRWIAATAALFTERQPRTAQQVTDILLYQAEDLIPLRRLLVLLGTVLERNVRPELALEFRRDLDAQLRRLVGHMPYPPATALRVLRHLYAMTIGWQQFSESLPGTDPVTAQIRTPEQTDLYSEFELALRAIIEQLAAQEARPANAS, from the coding sequence ATGTCAAGTCCCGCCCCCCGTCCCGCCCGCGCCCGCAGCGCTGAAGAAAAGCATCAGCGCCGCGACGATATCCTGCGCGCCGCCGAACGCCTCTGGACCAGCACCTCCTACGCCGAACTCAGCATGAACCAGGTGGCGCGGGAAGCGCAGCTGGCCAAGGGCACGCTCTACCTGTACTTTGACACCAAGGAAGAACTGTTTCTGGCGCTGCTGTCCGAGCATCTGCACCGCTGGATTGCGGCCACCGCCGCCCTGTTTACCGAGCGCCAGCCGCGCACTGCCCAGCAGGTGACCGACATCCTGCTGTACCAGGCCGAAGACCTGATTCCGCTGCGGCGCCTGCTGGTGCTGCTGGGGACCGTGCTGGAGCGCAACGTGCGCCCTGAGCTGGCCCTGGAATTCCGCCGTGACCTGGACGCGCAGCTGCGCCGCCTGGTGGGCCACATGCCTTACCCGCCGGCCACCGCCCTGCGCGTGCTGCGCCACCTGTACGCCATGACGATTGGCTGGCAGCAGTTCAGCGAGTCGCTGCCCGGCACCGACCCTGTGACGGCCCAGATCCGTACGCCCGAGCAGACCGACCTGTACAGCGAATTCGAGCTGGCCCTGCGCGCCATCATCGAGCAGCTGGCGGCGCAGGAAGCGCGCCCGGCCAACGCCAGCTAG
- a CDS encoding DMT family transporter — MTRLPAPLLILAAAVLWGLLGILGKQAQAGGVGPLEVAFWRALLAGGLFTLHAGLTGARWPRGRDLLVTVGFGVAGVSVFYGAYQLAVQAGGASLASVLLYTAPAFVALMGWAFLRERLGRRELGAVALTLGGIALISLGGGQGVTVSGPALAWGLLAGFTYSLYYLYGKAFFTRYEPAVLLAVALLVGAAGLLPFVDFTAKTAPVWASLGGMAVFCTYLAYLAYSAGLRSLPATRASVIASLEPVVAAGLAALLFGERLAALALLGAALVIGAALLLSINPDEAHPSAE, encoded by the coding sequence GTGACGCGCCTGCCCGCGCCCCTGCTGATTCTGGCGGCGGCGGTGCTCTGGGGCCTGCTGGGGATTCTGGGCAAGCAGGCGCAGGCGGGCGGCGTGGGGCCGCTGGAGGTGGCGTTTTGGCGCGCCCTGCTGGCCGGCGGCCTGTTTACCCTGCACGCCGGCCTGACCGGCGCGAGGTGGCCGCGTGGCCGTGACCTGCTGGTCACTGTCGGCTTTGGGGTGGCGGGGGTCAGCGTGTTTTACGGCGCCTATCAGCTGGCCGTGCAGGCGGGCGGGGCCAGCCTGGCCAGTGTGCTGCTGTACACCGCACCTGCTTTTGTGGCGCTGATGGGCTGGGCTTTTTTGCGCGAGCGCCTGGGTCGCCGGGAGCTGGGCGCCGTGGCCCTGACCCTGGGAGGGATTGCCCTGATCAGCCTGGGTGGTGGCCAGGGCGTCACGGTCAGCGGCCCGGCCCTGGCCTGGGGCCTCCTGGCTGGCTTCACTTACAGCCTGTATTACCTGTATGGCAAGGCGTTTTTTACCCGATATGAGCCGGCCGTGCTGCTGGCGGTGGCCTTGCTGGTGGGCGCCGCAGGCCTGCTGCCCTTCGTGGACTTTACGGCCAAGACAGCTCCCGTGTGGGCCAGCCTGGGCGGCATGGCGGTGTTCTGCACCTACCTGGCTTATCTGGCGTATAGCGCGGGCCTGCGGTCACTGCCGGCCACCCGCGCCAGCGTAATTGCCAGCCTGGAGCCGGTGGTGGCCGCTGGGCTGGCTGCCCTGCTGTTCGGCGAACGCCTAGCGGCCCTGGCCCTGCTGGGCGCGGCGCTGGTGATAGGGGCGGCCCTGCTCCTCAGCATCAACCCAGACGAAGCGCATCCTAGCGCGGAGTGA
- a CDS encoding glucodextranase DOMON-like domain-containing protein: protein MLALLASTITLTDPAGDARGDGGYVLPTRPALSSEMLDLRAFSAQPQGEGMRFTVSFSQLGNPWNTPSGYSAGVTDIFVKGALGGQQVLGETGLRVRGQGGWAYHLRVTGSGATLVQADSQGALTTLAAPGVQVSGTSLVIDAAVPGGTYGYWVTNSVYTPLSPGGVLKPGTAAGPTLLQAGRAGAPTPVDVLAPSSDTLAFTSGTLAPVGETRDWVSLTLMALGAAGLLLTVVATVMVWRRLAGR, encoded by the coding sequence GTGCTGGCGCTGCTCGCTTCGACGATCACTCTGACGGACCCGGCGGGGGACGCGCGCGGCGACGGCGGCTATGTGCTGCCCACCCGCCCCGCTCTCAGCTCTGAGATGCTGGACCTGCGTGCGTTTAGTGCCCAGCCGCAGGGCGAGGGCATGCGTTTTACCGTCAGCTTTAGCCAGCTGGGTAATCCCTGGAATACGCCGTCGGGGTACAGCGCGGGCGTGACCGACATTTTTGTCAAGGGCGCGCTGGGCGGGCAGCAGGTGCTGGGCGAGACCGGGCTGCGGGTGCGCGGTCAGGGCGGCTGGGCCTATCACCTCCGCGTGACCGGCAGCGGCGCCACATTGGTGCAGGCCGACAGTCAGGGCGCTCTGACCACGCTGGCTGCCCCTGGCGTTCAGGTCTCAGGCACCAGTCTGGTGATTGACGCGGCGGTGCCGGGCGGGACCTACGGCTACTGGGTCACCAACAGCGTGTACACGCCCCTGTCGCCGGGCGGCGTCCTGAAGCCCGGCACCGCCGCTGGCCCCACCTTGTTGCAGGCGGGGCGGGCCGGCGCCCCGACCCCAGTGGACGTCCTGGCCCCCAGCAGTGACACCCTGGCCTTCACAAGCGGCACCCTGGCGCCTGTGGGCGAAACCCGTGACTGGGTGAGTCTGACCCTAATGGCCCTGGGCGCGGCGGGCCTGCTGCTGACGGTGGTGGCCACGGTCATGGTGTGGCGGCGGTTGGCAGGCCGGTGA
- a CDS encoding bifunctional 5,10-methylenetetrahydrofolate dehydrogenase/5,10-methenyltetrahydrofolate cyclohydrolase, whose amino-acid sequence MPTPDASAPTPRALPGKALAADVTADVRAALRAWPFQPHLVSVLASGDPASRVYVDSKARQAERLGVRFTVRDLGDAPTQDGLHAALDELSSSGDVHGIMLELPLAPGLDADAALLRLQPQKDIEGLSPANLALIAAGRESEALLPPTPRSVRFLLRSALGDDLRGRRVAVVGPGRTVGRPLTFMLNNRGVTVTLCNEHTRDLRAVLDNQDAVVVAVGRAGLLRPEHVQPHHVIIDAGINVQPQGVVGDAEAGLPVQAQTPVPGGVGPLTSALMYQNLVRAVKLQRGEPVE is encoded by the coding sequence ATGCCCACACCCGACGCCTCTGCTCCTACCCCCCGCGCCCTGCCGGGCAAAGCCCTGGCCGCCGACGTCACGGCCGATGTGCGCGCCGCGCTGCGCGCCTGGCCGTTTCAGCCTCATCTGGTCAGCGTGCTGGCCTCAGGCGACCCAGCCTCGCGGGTGTACGTGGATAGCAAGGCTCGGCAGGCCGAACGGCTGGGGGTGCGCTTCACCGTGCGTGACCTGGGCGACGCGCCCACCCAGGACGGCCTGCACGCCGCGCTGGACGAGCTGTCGTCCAGCGGGGACGTTCACGGCATCATGCTGGAATTGCCTCTGGCACCGGGGCTGGACGCCGACGCCGCGCTGCTGCGCCTCCAGCCCCAGAAAGACATTGAGGGCCTGAGTCCTGCCAACCTCGCCCTGATTGCGGCGGGCCGCGAAAGCGAGGCTTTGCTGCCCCCCACGCCGCGCTCGGTCCGCTTTCTGCTGCGCTCGGCGCTGGGCGACGATCTGCGCGGGCGGCGGGTGGCGGTCGTGGGCCCAGGGCGCACCGTCGGCCGGCCTTTGACGTTCATGCTGAACAACCGGGGCGTGACCGTCACCCTCTGCAACGAACACACCCGCGACCTGCGCGCGGTGCTAGACAACCAAGACGCCGTGGTGGTGGCGGTGGGCCGCGCGGGGCTGCTGCGCCCCGAGCATGTGCAGCCTCATCACGTCATTATTGACGCGGGCATCAACGTGCAGCCGCAGGGCGTAGTGGGCGACGCCGAGGCCGGGCTGCCGGTGCAGGCCCAGACCCCTGTGCCGGGCGGCGTGGGGCCGCTGACCAGCGCCCTGATGTACCAGAACCTCGTGCGCGCCGTGAAGTTGCAGCGCGGCGAGCCGGTGGAATGA